One window from the genome of Roseomonas haemaphysalidis encodes:
- a CDS encoding DMT family transporter, which produces MQGPLLMLAALGLFALLDANSKLLSGAYPVAQVVLIRHVTMLALLLAARLLRPGLGGALGTAHPMLHLLRAAAMLGSALGFFLALREIPLAEGYLVYFTAPFMTLGLAALLLGEPVPRAVWGWSLLGFAGVLVAMAPGLRAGGSAGAYAFALLGTVSYAVVLTINRRLRAEAGVARLILWSALPGGLVLLPFAASGWVPPPSADWMALAANGLLAGTSTICLALAFRFATAARLAPLEFSALLWAVMLDVAIWGVWPAAETLGGAAIVVLACAMSQRAQGREG; this is translated from the coding sequence GTGCAGGGCCCGTTGCTGATGCTGGCCGCGCTCGGCCTGTTCGCGCTGCTGGACGCCAACAGCAAGCTGCTGTCCGGCGCTTATCCGGTGGCGCAGGTGGTGCTGATCCGCCACGTGACGATGCTGGCGCTGCTGCTGGCGGCACGGCTGCTGCGGCCGGGGCTGGGCGGCGCGCTGGGCACCGCGCACCCCATGCTGCACCTGCTGCGCGCCGCCGCCATGCTGGGATCGGCGCTGGGCTTCTTTCTGGCGCTGCGCGAGATCCCGTTGGCCGAGGGCTATCTGGTGTATTTCACCGCCCCCTTCATGACGCTCGGGCTCGCCGCGCTGCTGCTGGGCGAGCCGGTGCCGCGGGCGGTGTGGGGATGGAGCCTGCTGGGCTTCGCGGGGGTGCTGGTCGCCATGGCGCCCGGGCTGCGGGCCGGCGGCAGCGCCGGCGCCTATGCCTTCGCCTTGCTCGGCACCGTGTCCTACGCCGTGGTGCTGACCATCAACCGCCGGCTGCGGGCCGAGGCGGGCGTGGCGCGGCTGATCCTGTGGTCCGCCCTGCCCGGCGGGTTGGTGCTGCTGCCTTTCGCGGCTAGCGGCTGGGTGCCGCCGCCCAGCGCCGACTGGATGGCGCTGGCGGCCAACGGGTTGCTGGCCGGCACCTCCACCATCTGCCTGGCGCTGGCCTTCCGCTTCGCCACGGCGGCGCGGCTGGCTCCGCTGGAGTTTTCCGCGCTGCTGTGGGCCGTGATGCTGGATGTCGCGATCTGGGGGGTCTGGCCGGCGGCGGAAACCCTGGGGGGCGCGGCCATCGTGGTGCTGGCCTGCGCGATGAGCCAGCGGGCGCAGGGGCGCGAGGGCTAG
- a CDS encoding DUF952 domain-containing protein: MEPVIYTMVQAADWAAAQAAGCYRGSADDQRDGFLHFSTAAQLRASARKHRAGQHGLWLLAADAALLGAALRWEPAAGGSRPGLFPHLYDVLPLSALRSAVPLPLGQDGQHVFPDEIP, from the coding sequence ATGGAACCCGTGATCTATACCATGGTGCAGGCCGCCGATTGGGCCGCGGCGCAGGCGGCAGGGTGCTACCGCGGCAGCGCCGATGACCAGCGCGACGGCTTTCTGCATTTCTCCACCGCGGCGCAGCTTCGCGCCAGCGCGCGCAAGCACCGCGCCGGCCAGCATGGGCTGTGGCTGCTGGCGGCTGATGCGGCGCTGCTCGGCGCGGCCTTGCGGTGGGAGCCTGCTGCCGGCGGCAGCCGCCCCGGCCTTTTCCCCCACCTCTATGACGTTCTGCCCTTGTCCGCCTTGCGGTCCGCTGTGCCTCTGCCGCTGGGCCAGGACGGGCAGCACGTGTTTCCGGACGAGATTCCGTAG
- a CDS encoding cell wall hydrolase — protein sequence MNAISPTQTTPAARALAPADIFALTLWAEAGTRSVRSIEALAAVVMNRVKRAEAGEAARWGQGVAGVCRAPFQYSCWNPRHPRHLMVLAAPAGDPALAMCRRIATRAMAGLLADPTFGATHHHADDDLPNWAIARTPCAELGGFLFYAAEAVTQRGNK from the coding sequence ATGAACGCGATCTCCCCCACCCAGACCACCCCCGCCGCCCGCGCCCTGGCGCCGGCGGACATCTTCGCGCTCACGCTGTGGGCGGAGGCCGGCACCCGCTCGGTCCGTTCCATCGAGGCGCTGGCGGCCGTGGTCATGAACCGCGTGAAGCGCGCCGAGGCCGGGGAAGCCGCGCGCTGGGGGCAGGGCGTCGCCGGCGTGTGCCGCGCGCCGTTCCAGTATTCCTGCTGGAATCCGCGCCACCCGCGCCACCTGATGGTGCTGGCCGCGCCGGCGGGCGACCCGGCGCTGGCCATGTGCCGCCGCATCGCCACCCGTGCCATGGCCGGCCTGCTGGCAGACCCGACCTTTGGCGCGACCCACCATCACGCCGATGACGACCTGCCCAACTGGGCCATCGCCCGCACGCCCTGTGCCGAACTCGGCGGATTTCTGTTCTACGCGGCCGAAGCGGTGACCCAGCGTGGGAACAAATAG
- the terL gene encoding phage terminase large subunit — MTAPPADLLEFVWVWNTHLGQGTPPVHRRILRWLDSRKHAQDGRLLLMAFRGCGKSTLVGLYCAWLLSRAPETRILVLAADHALATKMVASARRIVERHPLCRHLIPQNAESWAVDRFTVRRAGALRDPSVLAAGLGGNITGTRAEVIICDDVEVAGNCDSPGKREELRERLAETEFILTPGGTILYVGTPHCAESLYLAPDEGEAFLGSYKRLRIPLLDGQGRSAWPERFPVEMVARTREQVGPIHFGRQMLLRPVAGGAARLDPKQIIRYAEDTDYHEAAGRPVLTLLGRRMVSGGGFWDPAYGRPGSGDGSVLAATYSDAEGNHFLHRLAYLTHDPGAAEDPATQQCKQVAQIARELLLPVLRVETNGIGRFLPALLKREMARAGAACAVVEVHSRHAKQDRILSALDPVLAARKLHAHDRIFRTPFPVEMAEWKPDTPGLRDDALDAVSGCLLAEPVRLPGAPPAARGPGWRGM, encoded by the coding sequence ATGACGGCGCCGCCAGCTGATCTGCTGGAATTCGTCTGGGTCTGGAACACGCATCTGGGCCAGGGCACGCCACCGGTGCATCGCCGCATCCTGCGGTGGCTGGATTCGCGCAAGCATGCGCAGGACGGCCGGCTGCTGCTGATGGCCTTCCGTGGCTGCGGCAAGTCCACGCTGGTCGGGCTGTATTGCGCCTGGCTGCTGTCACGCGCGCCGGAAACGCGCATCCTGGTGCTGGCGGCGGATCACGCGCTGGCGACCAAGATGGTGGCCTCCGCCCGGCGCATCGTGGAGCGGCATCCGTTGTGCCGGCACTTGATCCCGCAGAACGCGGAATCCTGGGCGGTGGACCGCTTCACGGTGCGGCGGGCGGGGGCGTTGCGCGACCCTTCCGTGCTGGCGGCGGGGCTGGGCGGCAACATCACGGGCACGCGCGCCGAGGTGATCATCTGCGACGACGTCGAGGTCGCAGGCAACTGCGATTCCCCTGGCAAGCGCGAGGAACTGCGCGAGCGGCTGGCGGAAACGGAGTTCATCCTGACGCCGGGCGGCACGATCCTCTACGTCGGCACACCGCATTGTGCCGAAAGCCTGTACCTGGCGCCGGACGAGGGTGAAGCGTTTCTGGGCAGCTACAAGCGCCTGCGGATCCCGCTGCTGGACGGTCAGGGGCGCAGTGCCTGGCCGGAGCGCTTCCCGGTCGAGATGGTGGCGCGCACGCGCGAACAGGTGGGGCCGATCCATTTCGGCCGGCAGATGCTGCTGCGCCCGGTGGCGGGCGGCGCCGCGCGGCTCGATCCGAAGCAGATCATCCGCTACGCGGAGGATACCGACTACCACGAGGCCGCGGGGCGCCCAGTGCTGACGCTGCTGGGCAGGCGCATGGTTTCGGGCGGCGGCTTCTGGGACCCGGCCTATGGGCGGCCGGGCAGCGGCGACGGATCGGTGCTCGCCGCCACCTACAGCGATGCCGAGGGCAACCACTTCCTGCACCGCCTGGCCTACCTCACCCACGATCCCGGCGCGGCGGAGGATCCCGCCACGCAGCAGTGCAAGCAGGTGGCGCAGATCGCCCGCGAATTGCTGCTGCCGGTGCTGCGGGTGGAGACCAACGGCATCGGCCGCTTCCTGCCGGCGCTGCTGAAGCGGGAGATGGCGCGTGCCGGCGCCGCCTGCGCGGTGGTGGAGGTGCACAGCCGGCACGCTAAGCAGGACCGCATCCTCTCGGCGCTGGACCCGGTGCTGGCGGCGCGCAAGCTGCACGCGCACGACCGCATCTTCCGCACGCCGTTTCCGGTGGAGATGGCGGAATGGAAGCCGGATACGCCGGGGCTGCGGGACGATGCGCTGGACGCCGTCTCGGGCTGCCTGCTGGCCGAGCCGGTGCGGCTGCCGGGGGCGCCGCCGGCGGCGCGCGGGCCGGGGTGGCGGGGCATGTGA